Proteins encoded by one window of Longimicrobium sp.:
- a CDS encoding response regulator, with product MDSKGTILVVDDNRDNVEILRAFLESRGYVVAEAPDGKTALARMEQVRPELVLLDVMMPGMDGWQVCRTIKGHPEFGAATRVVMVTAKGAFEDKFEGLRSGADDYVVKPVDFKDLLEKVERNLAARGGRA from the coding sequence GTGGACAGCAAGGGCACCATCCTGGTGGTCGACGACAACCGGGACAACGTGGAGATCCTGCGCGCCTTCCTGGAGTCGCGCGGGTACGTGGTGGCCGAGGCCCCCGACGGCAAGACCGCGCTGGCCCGCATGGAGCAGGTGCGCCCCGAGCTGGTGCTGCTGGACGTGATGATGCCGGGGATGGACGGCTGGCAGGTGTGCCGCACCATCAAGGGGCACCCCGAGTTCGGCGCCGCCACCCGCGTGGTGATGGTCACCGCCAAGGGCGCCTTCGAGGACAAGTTCGAGGGGCTGCGCTCCGGCGCCGACGACTACGTGGTCAAGCCGGTGGACTTCAAGGACCTGCTGGAGAAGGTGGAGCGCAACCTGGCGGCCAGGGGCGGCCGGGCGTGA